A genomic stretch from Ovis canadensis isolate MfBH-ARS-UI-01 breed Bighorn chromosome 5, ARS-UI_OviCan_v2, whole genome shotgun sequence includes:
- the LOC138441208 gene encoding olfactory receptor 2V1-like: MALMKNQTCISHFILLGLFNHTPLHLLLFSTIMVMFLVALSGNGLMILLINTDSRLHSPMYFFLSWLSLMDLMLISTIVPRMAIDYLLGHGSISFTGCGFQILFFLTLLGDECFLLAFMAYDRYVAISNPLRYSVVMSRRVCWLMVAGSWLFGLVDGLFQAIYTLSFPYCGSQEIDHFFCDIPAVLKLACADTSIYEALIYVCCILMLLLPFCVISVSYLLIFVTVLRMRSAEGRKKAFATCSSHMAVISLFYGAAMVTYMRPQTYHSSKQDKVVSAFYTMITPMLNPLIYSLRNKEVAGALKKLLERCPCGGGQE, encoded by the coding sequence ATGGCCTTGATGAAAAATCAGACTTGCATCTCCCACTTCATCCTCCTGGGCCTGTTCAACCACACACCACtgcacctcctcctcttctccaccATCATGGTCATGTTTCTGGTGGCCCTCTCTGGCAACGGGCTCATGATCCTCCTCATCAACACTGACTCCCGTCTACACAgtcccatgtacttcttcctcagctGGCTGTCACTCATGGACCTCATGCTCATCTCCACCATTGTACCACGCATGGCCATCGACTACCTCTTGGGCCATGGCTCCATCTCCTTCACAGGCTGTGGGTTCCAGATTCTCTTCTTCCTCACCCTCCTGGGGGATGAATGCTTCCTGCTGGCTTTCATGGCCTATGATCGCTATGTGGCCATCAGCAACCCACTAAGGTACTCAGTGGTCATGAGCCGCCGTGTCTGCTGGCTCATGGTGGCAGGATCTTGGCTCTTTGGCCTGGTGGATGGGTTGTTTCAGGCCATCTATACCCTGAGCTTTCCCTACTGTGGCTCTCAGGAGATCGACCACTTCTTCTGTGACATCCCTGCAGTGCTTAAGCTGGCCTGTGCAGACACATCCATTTATGAGGCTTTGATCTATGTGTGCTGCATCCTCATGCTGCTCCTGCCCTTCTGTGTCATCTCTGTCTCCTACCTGCTGATCTTTGTAACTGTGCTCCGCATGCGTTCTGCTGAAGGTCGTAAAAAGGCCTTTGCTACCTGTTCCTCCCACATGGCAGTCATCTCTCTCTTCTACGGGGCTGCCATGGTTACCTACATGCGGCCCCAGACCTACCACTCCTCCAAGCAGGACAAGGTGGTCTCAGCCTTCTATACCATGATCACCCCTATGCTCAACCCACTCATTTACAGCCTGAGGAACAAGGAAGTGGCTGGTGCTCTCAAGAAACTCCTGGAGAGGTGTCCATGTGGTGGGGGACAGGAGTAG